The genomic region GTCAGTGAGAAGATTATATTGTCCGGTAAGTGCAAAAATACAAGAAAGTGCCCCTGTAAATATAATCGAATTTGCTGGTGTTTGAGTCTTATTTAGTTTCGATAAGAATTTAAAAAATGGAAGCTTTCCTCCTTCAGCCATAGCATAAGTTACTCTTGATCCTGACATTAAAAATCCATTACAAGTTCCAAAACAAGAAATCATTATCCCAATAGTAATTAAAATAGATCCAAAATCCCCAAATATATGTCTTGCAACTAATGTTGCTGGCGCTGATGTTGCAGCTAATTGATCTGCTGGAATAACCCATAAATAAGCTAAATTTATTATAAAGTAAATAGCTGTAATAACAGATACCCCGCCTACAATAGCTATTGGTAAATCACGTCCAGGATTCTTCATTTCTCCAGCAATAGCACCAACATTTGTCCATCCCTCAAAGGCAAAAAGAATAGCAACCATTAATGTTCCTAAAACGGTAATAGGGCTTAATCCCTCTCCTACCATTGGAGTAAACACTGTATTAGTTCCACTTCCCTTTATAAATCCAAAAACAATAATAAGTACTAGAGGAACAAGCTTACATATAGTAAATACAACCTGAACCCCTCCACCAACTTTAGAACTCATACAATTAAGAATAACTACAAAGATTAGAACAAATATTGCAACAGGAATTGTTACATTATTCCCTGTAAGTAAAGTTACTTGATCGGCAAATATAACAGCAAGTCCAGCTGCCATTGCAGGTAATGCAAGTACAACCTGCATCCATCCAGCTAGATATCCAACCCTCTCTCCAAATACCTTAGATAGATATTCAACCATTCCACCAGTTTTA from Clostridium isatidis harbors:
- a CDS encoding APC family permease, with the protein product MENKQVMKKTFGIMTAITMVVGTVIGSGIFFKPQAIYTATGGKPGLGMIAWLITGLVSIAAALTFAEIAILIPKTGGMVEYLSKVFGERVGYLAGWMQVVLALPAMAAGLAVIFADQVTLLTGNNVTIPVAIFVLIFVVILNCMSSKVGGGVQVVFTICKLVPLVLIIVFGFIKGSGTNTVFTPMVGEGLSPITVLGTLMVAILFAFEGWTNVGAIAGEMKNPGRDLPIAIVGGVSVITAIYFIINLAYLWVIPADQLAATSAPATLVARHIFGDFGSILITIGIMISCFGTCNGFLMSGSRVTYAMAEGGKLPFFKFLSKLNKTQTPANSIIFTGALSCIFALTGQYNLLTDLGVFSSWIFYTLTFVAVIVYRNQRPDIKRSYKVPLYPIIPILAIISGIFVVLNQFITATMLSLGSVIITIIGLPVYIYMNKKHMSNS